The Shewanella japonica genome has a window encoding:
- the ilvC gene encoding ketol-acid reductoisomerase, translated as MANYFNSLNLRQQLAQLAQCRFMDRNEFSDGCNFIKDWNIVILGCGAQGLNQGLNMRDSGLNISFALRPQAIAEKRASWKQATDNGFKVGTFEELIPDADLVLNLTPDKQHSNVVNAVMPLMKQGSTLSYSHGFNIVEEGMQVRSDITVVMVAPKCPGTEVREEYKRGFGVPTLIAVHPENDPKGDGLAIAKAYASATGGDRAGVLLSSFVAEVKSDLMGEQTILCGMLQTGAILGYEKMVADGVEPGYAGKLIQQGWETVTEALKHGGITNMMDRLSNPAKVKAFEVAEELKVILKPLFEKHMDDIISGEFSRTMMEDWANDDANLLRWRSETNETAFENAPASDEYIDEQTYFDKGIFLVAMIKAGVELAFDTMVAAGIIEESAYYESLHETPLIANTIARKRLYEMNVVISDTAEYGCYLFNHAAVPLLRDYVAGMSSELLGAGLKEGSNSVDNKRLIEVNEAIRHTDVEFIGAELRGYMTDMKGIVEAS; from the coding sequence ATGGCTAACTATTTTAACTCTCTGAATTTACGTCAACAATTAGCTCAATTAGCTCAATGCCGCTTTATGGACCGTAATGAGTTTAGTGACGGTTGTAATTTTATTAAAGATTGGAACATTGTGATTTTAGGTTGTGGGGCACAGGGCCTGAACCAAGGTCTCAATATGCGTGACTCAGGACTGAATATTTCATTTGCACTTCGCCCACAAGCGATTGCTGAAAAGCGTGCTTCTTGGAAACAAGCCACTGATAACGGCTTTAAAGTCGGTACATTTGAAGAGCTTATTCCTGATGCTGATTTGGTATTAAATCTAACTCCAGATAAACAGCATTCAAATGTTGTTAACGCAGTTATGCCATTAATGAAGCAAGGTTCAACCTTGTCATATTCCCATGGTTTTAACATCGTTGAAGAAGGTATGCAGGTTCGCTCTGATATCACCGTTGTGATGGTAGCGCCTAAGTGTCCTGGTACTGAAGTTCGTGAAGAATACAAACGTGGTTTTGGTGTACCGACATTGATTGCTGTCCACCCTGAGAATGATCCTAAAGGTGATGGCCTTGCCATTGCTAAAGCATATGCAAGTGCAACAGGCGGCGACAGAGCTGGTGTGTTGTTATCTTCATTTGTTGCCGAAGTTAAGTCTGACTTAATGGGCGAGCAAACCATCCTTTGTGGCATGTTGCAGACTGGTGCAATCCTTGGTTACGAGAAAATGGTTGCTGATGGTGTTGAGCCAGGTTACGCGGGTAAGTTAATCCAACAAGGTTGGGAAACAGTAACTGAAGCGCTGAAACATGGCGGCATCACGAACATGATGGATCGTTTATCGAATCCTGCCAAAGTGAAAGCGTTTGAAGTTGCCGAAGAACTAAAAGTGATTCTTAAGCCGTTATTTGAAAAGCACATGGATGACATTATCAGTGGTGAGTTTTCTCGCACCATGATGGAAGACTGGGCTAATGACGATGCAAATTTACTGCGTTGGAGATCTGAAACCAACGAAACAGCATTTGAAAATGCACCGGCATCTGATGAGTATATCGACGAGCAAACTTACTTTGATAAAGGCATTTTCTTAGTTGCTATGATCAAAGCAGGTGTTGAATTAGCGTTCGATACTATGGTTGCTGCGGGCATTATCGAAGAGTCGGCTTACTATGAGTCACTCCATGAGACGCCTCTTATTGCCAACACCATTGCACGTAAACGTTTATATGAAATGAACGTGGTTATTTCTGATACTGCTGAATACGGTTGTTACCTATTTAACCATGCTGCAGTGCCATTATTACGTGACTATGTAGCTGGCATGTCTTCAGAATTGTTAGGAGCTGGTCTAAAAGAAGGCTCAAACAGTGTTGATAACAAGCGTTTGATTGAAGTAAATGAAGCGATTCGTCATACCGATGTTGAGTTCATTGGTGCAGAGTTACGCGGTTACATGACTGACATGAAAGGTATTGTTGAAGCTAGCTAA
- a CDS encoding M48 family metallopeptidase, translated as MIEQVNGHILAPKQATKYPATLVLGKNGMLTLSSDVHRGQFQLDQTTVTDPIGNMARHITFSSGHVFVSTDPQQLNQWLNIHAKKSWIAQLEKNLGLIIIATLVSLAALYFIVAHGIPAASKTIAHLLPDAVVEEVGEQTFSLVESMGFTESQIKPQRQIELQQLFQQTLDKLHQEQIVFSIQPSLLIYNSKDGANAFALADGQIILTDDMINLAKNDQQLEAVILHELGHVHHRHVLTTLIQSSILSVGAALIVGDASGISDMLVSVTVLGTSLTYSRNHEREADQFAALQLQTWYKNTDSIVELYQLLQAEHNLDIPDWASTHPDIDERIKTLRSDSIK; from the coding sequence GTGATAGAACAAGTTAATGGGCATATTCTTGCCCCTAAACAAGCCACAAAATACCCAGCCACATTAGTGCTGGGTAAAAATGGAATGCTGACATTGTCCTCTGACGTTCACCGAGGGCAATTTCAACTAGACCAAACCACTGTTACAGATCCTATAGGTAATATGGCTCGTCATATCACGTTTTCCAGCGGACATGTTTTTGTTTCAACAGATCCTCAACAGCTTAATCAATGGCTCAACATTCATGCTAAAAAAAGCTGGATAGCCCAGCTAGAAAAAAACCTTGGACTGATTATTATTGCAACCTTGGTTTCACTAGCTGCGCTGTATTTTATTGTTGCGCATGGCATACCTGCAGCTTCTAAAACCATCGCCCACTTATTACCGGATGCCGTAGTGGAAGAAGTCGGTGAGCAAACGTTCAGCTTAGTGGAGTCCATGGGATTCACCGAAAGCCAAATCAAGCCACAAAGACAAATTGAACTGCAGCAGTTATTTCAGCAGACATTAGATAAACTGCATCAAGAGCAGATAGTATTTTCAATCCAACCTTCTTTGTTAATCTATAACAGCAAAGATGGTGCTAATGCTTTTGCACTCGCAGACGGTCAAATTATATTAACGGATGACATGATTAACCTCGCGAAAAACGACCAACAACTTGAAGCGGTTATTTTGCATGAGCTGGGTCATGTTCATCACAGGCATGTACTCACAACGTTAATACAATCATCAATCCTCTCTGTTGGAGCAGCGCTAATTGTCGGTGATGCCAGCGGGATCTCAGATATGCTTGTCAGTGTCACGGTATTAGGGACCAGCTTAACCTATTCTCGAAATCATGAACGAGAAGCCGACCAGTTTGCAGCATTGCAACTTCAAACTTGGTACAAAAATACCGACTCTATCGTCGAGCTATACCAGTTATTGCAAGCTGAGCATAATCTCGACATACCAGACTGGGCCAGTACTCACCCCGACATTGATGAACGCATCAAAACCTTACGCTCTGATTCTATTAAATAA
- a CDS encoding YjgN family protein — translation MSTIDSSQGSTASTASTSTISSDTSTTSTPFKFHGIGGEFFGIWIVNVLLTMVTFGIYSAWAKVRTNNYFYGNTELGGDRFEYLAKPMQILIGRIIAVFLLITWSVLSSTMPPVAVALAIIFMLAVPFLAVRNARFDARMTRFRNVRFDFAGSYGGAYINLLLKPIAAYIIVVAGGFGIGVVTRLMTDNPIAIGIAITAGVVFFFVAAIYSYAWVSAGMAQYLINGYRYGDKAFNAKLEINQYAKIAVTAIGLFFGAGLLFSVFAFAFGMMGSIVELIQSGASEEAFKNNASLIGMVFFGYFFMFILSMLIAAYVQVCVRNYVFSQTSINDDLQMTSTMKTSSFLFLVVTNLLLVMFTFGMGKAWADVRFAKYMAEVTAVEGNLDAFTAHDHNEQSSTAVADEVADAFDINIGIV, via the coding sequence ATGAGTACCATAGACTCATCACAAGGCAGTACCGCCTCTACAGCTTCGACATCAACAATATCTTCAGACACATCAACAACCAGTACTCCATTTAAATTTCACGGTATTGGCGGTGAATTTTTTGGTATTTGGATAGTCAACGTTTTACTCACCATGGTGACATTCGGCATTTACTCAGCCTGGGCCAAAGTGAGAACCAATAATTACTTTTACGGAAATACTGAATTAGGCGGTGACAGATTCGAGTACCTTGCCAAGCCAATGCAAATCTTAATTGGCCGAATTATTGCCGTATTCTTATTGATTACATGGTCAGTGCTCAGTAGCACTATGCCTCCTGTCGCTGTCGCATTAGCCATCATATTCATGTTAGCAGTACCATTTCTAGCCGTTAGAAATGCCCGTTTTGATGCTCGTATGACACGTTTTCGCAATGTTAGATTTGATTTTGCTGGCTCTTATGGCGGTGCATATATCAATCTACTGCTAAAACCCATTGCGGCATATATTATTGTTGTCGCGGGTGGATTTGGTATTGGTGTTGTTACAAGATTAATGACAGATAACCCCATTGCTATCGGCATTGCAATTACCGCAGGCGTGGTATTTTTCTTTGTTGCTGCTATTTATTCTTACGCTTGGGTTAGCGCTGGAATGGCGCAATACTTAATCAATGGTTATCGCTATGGTGATAAGGCATTTAATGCCAAACTTGAAATCAATCAGTATGCCAAAATTGCCGTCACCGCCATTGGGTTATTCTTCGGTGCAGGCTTACTTTTTTCAGTTTTTGCATTTGCTTTTGGCATGATGGGGTCGATTGTTGAGCTAATTCAAAGTGGCGCCTCTGAAGAAGCATTTAAAAATAATGCTTCGTTGATAGGCATGGTGTTCTTCGGATACTTCTTCATGTTTATTCTATCAATGCTCATCGCAGCCTATGTTCAAGTCTGTGTTCGCAATTATGTCTTTAGCCAAACATCTATTAATGATGACTTACAAATGACATCGACAATGAAAACCTCAAGTTTCTTATTCTTAGTTGTCACTAATCTACTGCTTGTTATGTTCACCTTTGGCATGGGTAAAGCTTGGGCTGATGTCCGTTTTGCTAAGTACATGGCAGAAGTCACTGCAGTTGAAGGAAACTTAGATGCTTTCACAGCTCATGACCATAATGAGCAAAGTAGCACCGCTGTGGCAGATGAAGTGGCAGATGCCTTTGATATTAATATTGGCATAGTTTAG
- the ilvG gene encoding acetolactate synthase 2 catalytic subunit encodes MESGQTMRGADAVIKVLAAHGVTTIFGYPGGAIMPIYDALYGHPVEHLLSRHEQGAAFAAVGYARASGKTGVCFATSGPGATNLITSLSDALLDSVPVVAITGQVSTAVIGTDAFQEIDVLGMSLSCTKHSFMVTDINELIPTLYKAFEIAASGRPGPVLVDIPKDIQIAELEYKTPLLSVVEEPAPALTDIEAARALLQQASKPILYVGGGVGMAGAVDHLRQFINETGIPSVATLKGLGAIEHGTKGYLGMLGMHGGKAANLAVQNCDLLIVVGARFDDRVTGRLATFAGNAKVLHLDIDIAEINKLRQADVAISADFRQVLPALSNSLELKSHELALWQQEVEELYREHQWDYQHPGDLIYAPAMLRRLANKLPEDSVVSCDVGQHQMWVAQHMWFRRPEDHLSSAGLGTMGFGLPAAIGAQVARPDATVVTVSGDGSFMMNVQELTTIKRRKLPVKILLIDNQKLGMVKQWQQLFFEQRYSETDLSDNPDFVLMASAFDIPGRTIHRAEEVEAALDEMLAAPGPFMLHVAIDDAFNVWPLVPPGACNSDMMDQMEKQT; translated from the coding sequence ATGGAATCAGGACAGACAATGCGCGGCGCCGATGCCGTTATCAAAGTATTAGCGGCACATGGTGTGACGACGATTTTTGGTTACCCTGGTGGGGCAATCATGCCGATTTATGATGCGCTATATGGTCATCCTGTTGAGCACTTACTGAGTCGTCATGAACAAGGCGCGGCCTTTGCGGCTGTAGGCTATGCCAGAGCCAGTGGCAAAACAGGCGTGTGCTTTGCAACATCAGGGCCTGGTGCGACGAACTTGATAACGTCATTATCGGACGCCTTACTCGATTCGGTCCCAGTGGTTGCGATAACGGGGCAAGTCTCTACCGCTGTAATTGGTACCGATGCTTTTCAAGAAATAGATGTACTCGGGATGTCGCTGTCATGCACCAAACACAGCTTTATGGTGACAGACATTAATGAATTAATTCCTACACTTTATAAAGCGTTTGAAATCGCTGCATCTGGTCGTCCAGGCCCTGTATTGGTTGATATCCCAAAAGATATTCAAATCGCTGAGCTTGAATATAAAACACCTCTACTTTCAGTGGTTGAAGAGCCAGCTCCGGCATTAACCGATATCGAGGCAGCACGAGCACTATTACAACAAGCGAGTAAACCTATCCTTTATGTTGGTGGTGGTGTAGGTATGGCTGGCGCAGTTGATCATTTGCGTCAATTTATCAATGAAACAGGCATACCTTCGGTTGCAACCTTAAAGGGCTTGGGGGCGATTGAGCATGGCACCAAAGGCTATTTGGGTATGTTAGGTATGCACGGCGGCAAAGCCGCTAACCTCGCTGTGCAAAACTGTGATTTATTGATAGTGGTCGGTGCGCGCTTTGATGACCGTGTTACCGGACGTTTAGCTACGTTTGCAGGCAACGCCAAGGTGTTGCATCTAGATATTGATATCGCTGAAATCAATAAATTACGCCAAGCGGATGTGGCTATTTCAGCTGACTTTCGTCAAGTATTACCCGCATTGTCTAACTCACTTGAACTTAAATCACATGAGTTAGCACTGTGGCAACAAGAGGTGGAAGAGCTTTATCGTGAGCATCAATGGGATTATCAACATCCTGGCGATTTAATCTATGCGCCAGCAATGTTACGCCGCTTAGCGAATAAATTACCTGAAGACAGTGTTGTGAGCTGTGATGTCGGTCAGCATCAAATGTGGGTAGCTCAGCATATGTGGTTCCGCCGTCCAGAAGATCACTTGTCTAGTGCTGGTCTTGGCACAATGGGATTTGGCTTGCCTGCAGCAATTGGTGCACAAGTTGCTCGCCCAGATGCAACAGTCGTGACGGTATCGGGTGATGGCTCATTCATGATGAATGTGCAAGAGCTGACAACCATTAAGCGCCGCAAGTTACCTGTGAAAATTTTGCTTATCGATAACCAAAAGTTAGGCATGGTGAAGCAATGGCAGCAATTGTTTTTTGAACAGCGATACAGCGAAACCGATTTATCTGACAATCCTGATTTTGTGTTAATGGCATCGGCATTTGATATTCCGGGCCGCACCATACATCGTGCAGAAGAAGTAGAAGCTGCACTCGATGAAATGCTTGCTGCACCTGGACCTTTTATGCTGCACGTAGCCATTGATGATGCATTTAACGTCTGGCCTTTAGTGCCGCCAGGAGCGTGCAATAGTGACATGATGGACCAAATGGAGAAGCAAACATGA
- a CDS encoding YifB family Mg chelatase-like AAA ATPase produces MAIACVVTRACCGVEAPKVTVEVHLSNGLPAFNLVGLPETSVKEARERVRSALINAGFEFPMQRITVNLAPADLPKQGGRYDLPIAIGILAASGQVPSDKLAHSEFIGELALSGEVRPCIGILPAIIAAKNQQHQLFIPLENRREAELVGFEQTHFVAHLQHLAAFMHGQAQLPLVDQQPQWFEDEATGPQLCLSEVIGQYQAKQGLEIAAAGGHNTLFLGPPGTGKSMLANRIIPLLPKLSYEEAIDVAAIHSVAGLNIKPNAFLERPFRAPHHTCSSISLVGGGSIPKPGEISLAHRGILFLDEIAEFPRKVLDCLREPMESGEVVISRAAAKVKFSSRFQLIAAMNPSPCGDVDNARSTPDQIQRYLSKLSGPFLDRFDLTIEVPKLPAGTLTQPQQTAESSESIAKRVNQARQIQLSRAGLLNSELSPSLLKQHLNMNQADLEFLDASVQQLGLSVRSFHRIQRVARTIADLQQSKTTERRHIAQALGYRAMDRLMHRLSQQ; encoded by the coding sequence ATGGCGATTGCCTGCGTTGTCACACGTGCTTGCTGCGGCGTTGAAGCCCCTAAAGTCACAGTCGAAGTTCACCTAAGTAATGGATTACCTGCTTTTAATTTAGTCGGATTACCAGAAACCTCAGTAAAAGAAGCCCGTGAACGGGTTAGAAGTGCATTAATCAACGCCGGCTTTGAGTTTCCCATGCAGCGCATTACCGTTAATCTCGCTCCAGCCGACCTCCCCAAACAAGGAGGTCGATATGACTTGCCCATTGCAATCGGTATTTTAGCGGCTTCAGGCCAAGTGCCGTCGGATAAATTGGCTCACAGTGAATTTATTGGAGAGCTGGCGTTATCGGGAGAGGTTCGTCCATGTATTGGCATACTGCCAGCAATCATTGCAGCCAAAAACCAACAACATCAATTATTTATCCCTTTAGAAAACAGACGAGAAGCAGAGTTAGTCGGCTTTGAGCAAACTCACTTTGTTGCCCATTTACAGCACCTTGCCGCCTTTATGCATGGTCAAGCTCAACTACCACTTGTTGACCAGCAACCGCAATGGTTTGAAGATGAAGCAACAGGCCCGCAGTTATGCTTAAGCGAAGTCATAGGCCAATATCAGGCCAAGCAAGGGTTAGAAATCGCTGCAGCAGGTGGGCACAATACTTTATTTTTAGGCCCTCCCGGCACCGGCAAAAGTATGCTCGCTAACCGAATCATTCCGCTATTGCCCAAGCTCAGCTATGAAGAAGCTATTGATGTTGCCGCTATTCATTCTGTCGCAGGGTTAAACATCAAACCAAACGCTTTTCTTGAACGTCCCTTTAGAGCACCACACCACACATGCTCATCAATTTCATTAGTTGGCGGTGGCAGCATCCCAAAGCCAGGTGAGATATCACTAGCCCATAGAGGAATATTGTTTTTAGATGAAATAGCCGAGTTTCCACGTAAAGTATTAGATTGCCTACGTGAACCTATGGAGTCTGGCGAAGTCGTCATTTCTCGCGCAGCAGCAAAAGTAAAATTCTCGAGTCGTTTTCAACTGATTGCAGCCATGAACCCAAGCCCTTGTGGCGATGTAGATAATGCCCGCTCAACCCCCGACCAAATTCAGCGTTATCTATCTAAACTTTCAGGTCCATTTTTAGACCGTTTTGATTTAACAATCGAAGTCCCTAAACTGCCAGCAGGCACTCTCACCCAACCCCAGCAAACTGCTGAAAGCAGTGAAAGTATTGCCAAAAGGGTCAATCAAGCAAGACAGATACAGTTATCGCGCGCAGGTTTGCTTAACAGTGAACTGTCCCCTTCACTGTTAAAACAGCATTTAAACATGAACCAAGCTGACTTAGAGTTTTTAGACGCAAGTGTACAGCAGCTCGGTTTATCTGTGAGAAGCTTTCATCGGATCCAGCGGGTTGCTCGAACCATCGCAGACCTACAACAATCCAAAACAACTGAAAGACGCCATATTGCTCAAGCATTAGGATATCGAGCCATGGATAGGTTGATGCATCGATTGAGTCAGCAGTGA
- a CDS encoding substrate-binding domain-containing protein, translating into MRALLIFMLLMLSNSVLASTNVVFLNPGAADDSFWRHIDNVMQVTAQDQDFNLTVLHSNRDRNLMLNQAVEISNHASLPDYLVMVNDKDVAKKVLDTFYQKPVHIIFMINDIEQPLRLQLMNDPHWKKYLLPAVIEDNYHIGRESAAALTQLFTTTPAHVVAVAGDDVRETSLLRTQGMEGYFNLHLNTVLELVVYADWQANKAYEQTHILLNRFPGVDGLWIGNDEMAVGVVKALKETHRKPGEDIKVLAINPSVLSYELLKNGDVNAIGGGSFLLAGVVGLNIARHQQKQTFDLCLEHNFYRHLTLECPLFRMIVNNQWHQILEQEVKAVCSVN; encoded by the coding sequence ATGCGAGCTTTGCTCATTTTTATGTTACTAATGCTTTCAAATTCAGTGCTGGCGAGTACTAATGTCGTGTTTTTAAATCCCGGTGCAGCCGATGATTCATTTTGGCGCCATATTGATAATGTCATGCAAGTTACAGCGCAAGATCAAGATTTTAATTTAACGGTTTTACATTCAAACCGTGACCGTAATTTGATGTTAAATCAGGCGGTTGAAATTTCTAATCATGCATCTTTACCGGACTATCTTGTCATGGTTAACGATAAAGATGTTGCTAAAAAAGTGCTTGATACTTTTTACCAAAAACCCGTTCACATTATTTTTATGATTAATGATATTGAGCAGCCACTTAGGTTGCAGTTAATGAACGATCCCCACTGGAAAAAGTACTTATTACCTGCAGTTATTGAAGACAATTATCATATTGGTCGTGAGTCTGCTGCAGCATTAACTCAATTATTTACGACTACCCCCGCACATGTGGTGGCTGTAGCGGGAGATGATGTAAGGGAAACATCGCTACTACGCACACAAGGAATGGAGGGGTATTTTAACCTGCATTTGAATACCGTATTGGAGCTGGTCGTTTATGCAGATTGGCAAGCCAATAAAGCCTACGAACAAACGCATATATTGCTGAATCGTTTTCCTGGGGTAGACGGCTTATGGATTGGCAATGATGAAATGGCAGTTGGGGTCGTTAAAGCCTTAAAAGAAACCCACCGAAAACCGGGTGAAGATATTAAAGTATTGGCGATTAACCCTTCGGTCTTGTCATATGAGTTACTTAAAAATGGTGACGTCAATGCGATAGGAGGAGGCTCATTTTTATTAGCAGGTGTGGTGGGGCTAAATATTGCTCGTCATCAGCAAAAACAAACATTTGACCTATGCCTTGAACATAATTTTTATCGTCACTTAACACTTGAATGCCCTTTATTTCGTATGATTGTTAACAATCAATGGCACCAAATTCTTGAGCAAGAAGTCAAAGCGGTATGCAGTGTCAATTAG